Within Acidobacteriota bacterium, the genomic segment GCATCACCGACAAACATAAATACCGCGACCGGCTGACGCCCGTGACCGATGATTTTTGCGCTGAAATCATCGAGTTGGTTGCACCGCTTCAAAGTGAATTAAAGAAAAAGCTCGGCACCGTCTTCGCGTTTCTGGGCGATGAGTTTTATATTCGCGCGGGCAAAAAGATTCCGCCCAAAGCGCACTATCGCATCGTGCGCGGCGCGGCTGCCGAAGACGACGAGTATCCGCAGATCGAAGACGGCGTCGGCATGGTGCGCCAGTTTTTCGACGCGCACGCCAAACGCCTGAAACAACTCGACAGGTTGCGCACGGCGGGGCAGTTCACCGCCGCGCAGGCCAAAAAGATTTACGGCACATTGGCGACAGGATTGATCTTTTATCCGATGCTGAAAGAAGCGGTCGCCGAGATGAATGCGCGCTTCGGTACGCGCTTGCACGTCGCGCCGGTCAAGAGTGTATTCTTTGGCGAAGGCGTGACGGTCGCGGGGTTATTGTCAGGCATTGATTACCTGACGGCGCGGGCTGACTTTCGCGGCGACTTTCTGATGCTGCCGCCACATTGTTACCGCGAACATGACCAAAAGTTTTTGGATGGAATGACCGTCCAGGAACTGGCGGCGGAATTGGTGCTGCCGGTTAAACGCAATTGGAATGAAGTGCTCGGCTTGCACGAACAACAGCAAACGCATCGCACGGTGCTGTCCCACGATTACGGCGCTGTCACTTCGATTTCGGTTTAGGCCATTTCGGTTTAATCAAGATGCAACTTGAGAACGGCTCCCAATCCAAACTGATCGAGATGTACGAGGCGCGCGAGGCCATCCTCAACCGCCTCAACTCCGACGCGCTGCGCCCGGATGTCAGCGTTGTGCCGGGCAGTGTGCCCAGCAGCGTCCTTGATATTGATAAGTTCCTGCAAGCCGCCGTGACCGAATTAGGTCAGCGCATGGCGGTTGACCGTTGCAATGTCATCACGCCTTCGCCAGCGGGCGGGTTCCGCGTCAGCCACGAATTTTTAGGCGACGAAAGCCTGACGCCAGGGCTGGGCCTGAACATTCCCGCCGCGTTGATCCCGCTCGAAACCATTCAGAAACATCTGCCGAATGCGCGGCACTATTCGATTGACGACATACGCTCGGCGAACATTCCGCTCTGGGTCAAAACCACCTGCCAGTTGATCGGCACGCGCTCGGCCTTGATTGCGCCTTTCGTGCTGGGCGACGAATTGCTCGGCATCATCGGTTTGCAGTATTGCCATCAGCCGCATCAGTGGAGCCAAACCGAGATCAAGCTGGTCGAATGGCTCGCCAGCCAGGTCAGCATCGGGCTGCAATACACGCGGCTTTACAACGAGAAGGAAAAGGAAGTCGAGATCACCAAGGCGCTGTTGGAAGTTTCGAACGAGATCAACACGCGGACGGATTTCAACGAAATCACCGACTTCGTGATTGACCGTGCGCTGGTGCAACTCAAGGCCGATTACGGCTGCATCGCCATTCTCGACAATCAGGGCGAGCATTTGCACTTTGACGAATTGCGGGCGCGGCGTGGTTTCGACCTGCGCAAAAACGTCGAAGCCCGCTTTCGCGAAGCGCGCACCTTGCGCTTGCCCGATCATCCCGCCATCAACGCCCTGGTTGAACAGGGGCAAACCTTGCCGCTGGCCGATGCGCGCCAAACACCGCTGGCGCGCTATCTGTTCGCCAATGTCATTCGCGGCAAATCGGCGTTGATCGCGCCGCTGGCGAACAAGGAAAAGGTGCTGGGCATTATCGCACTGGTCTGGTTTCACGAAGCCGCGCAGTTCAACGATTACGATGTGCAATTGCTCAACGGCATTTCCAGTCAACTGGCGATTGCACTCGAAAAAGACCGCCTCGCCGCCGAAGTCATCCGCCTCAAACGTGAACTCAACGATCAGCGCGCGGGCGAACGCATCATCGGCGCTTCGGCCAAGATTCGCCACGCCATCGGCATGGCCTTGTCGGTCGCCGACAGCAATACGACCGTGCTGATACAGGGCGAATCGGGCACCGGCAAAGAACTCATCGCCAGCCTGGTGCAGTTCAATTCGCGGCGCGCGGCGCGTCCGTTCATCAAAATCAATTGCGGTGCGATTCCTTCGACCTTGCTTGAAACCGAACTCTTCGGACACGAGCGCGGGGCGTTTACCGACGCGCGCTCACGACGCATCGGGCGCTTTGAGGAAGCCAACGGCGGCACGCTCTTTCTGGATGAAATTGGCGAAATGAGTTTGCCCGCGCAGGTCAGCTTATTGCGCGTGTTGCAGGACGGCGAATTCACCCGCGTCGGCGGCAACGAAGTCATCAAAACCGATGTGCGCGTGATTACCGCCACCAACAAAGACCTGGAAAAAGAGATCGAAGAGGGCCGCTTCCGGCGCGATTTGTTTTATCGGCTGAACGTCTATCCGATTACGTTGCCGCCGCTGCGCGAACGCGCCGAGGACATCGAACAACTGATCGCCTACTTTATCGAGCGTTACCAGCAAAAGAGCGGCAAGCGCGTGGCGGGCATTTCAGACCGGGCGTTGCGCTTGCTGAAGCATTATGCCTGGCCGGGCAATGTGCGCGAGTTGGAAAATTGCGTCGAACGGGCAGTCATCGTCGCCGCCGGACGGCAAATCACCGAACACGATTTGCCCGAAGCCATGCGCCCCAACAGCGTGCCCGAGCAGAGCACGCGGCTGGAAATCTCGCTGCCGATTACGATGGAAGAGATTGAACGGCTGGTCATCAATCAGGCGCTGCTGTTTACCAACAACGACAAAGCCAAAGCCGCGCGGCTGCTCAAAATTGGCCGCAAGACGCTGTACCGCAAGCTGGAACAGTACAAGAAACAATAGATCGTTGCCTGTGTGGGTGAGGTGAAAGGAGCACTGGGACGGTACCGCGCGCGTCAGCAAGCGGAGCCTCCGTAGTTGAGCCAGTGCGTCTGACTTGAGGCATCGCTTGCTGACGCGCGCGGTACCGTCCCGCTACGCGGCTTTTTCGTACAGCGAAGTGAAAGCCGGCTTTCACCTCGTCACTGGCTACAGCAGCGATTCAGCGACAGTGACGGTGGCGGTGTAACGCAGAGCCAAATCATCAACGGCCCGCAACAAAGACAACGCCCGTTCAAAGTCGTGCCTGGCGAGATTGGCGACCGTGCGACCCAAGTCAAAGCCCTCAACACTATTTGTATTCACCATCGAACCGCCACCGATCTTCAATTTTGTGACCAGTTGGTTGTCGTCAGGGTCTAAGCCGGACTGATCGCGCGGCAATTGATTGGCCGTTTTGACAGCCGCGTCAGCCACTTCGTAGCCACGCACAAAATCAGTCAGGATATAGGCGTTGGCGATGCCGAGCAGAGCTTTGACTTTGTCCGGTGAATTGGCAGCGGCGTCAGCCTGACGGTATGCCTCTTCAAGCAGGCTGCCAGCGCGCGCCGTATCGCCTTCCTTGCGCAAGACCGTGGCAAGTTGGAAGAGCAAATAAGCACGCGCATCAGGGGCCTCGACATCCAAAGCATAGCGACGGGCATCGTCCCAGCGCTTTTCGGTCTGGGCGCGCTCGGCGGCCCGCTGGCTAATCCACGATTTCAAATCCCGGCGCAAGGTCAAATCAACCGTCTTGCCAGCAATCTCCAACGCGCGTTCTGCTTCCCCGGCTTGGCTCGCCGCCAAGGCGGCCTGCGCATAATAGTTGTCGCGTTTGTTAATGTCCGTCGCCTGTTCCGCACGTTCCAGGTTGTTTTTGATTTCGGCTTGCGGATCGCTGGGCGGGCGTTTCTCACTTGGCGTGGCATCACGTTGGGCATTCGTTTCCAAACTCTGGCGCGTCTTTTCGGTGGTGGCCGTGGTTAGCCGCAAGCTCAGCGCCCGCCATTCCTCCAACAAGGCTGGCTGAAACTCTGCGACCTTCGGCTCTAACAACTTGGCCGCATAGAACGCCGCGTTGTAGCGCCCGGCGCTATCGGGCAATTGCAACGTCGCAGGCTCAGCCACCCGCGACAAAATCGCGTAGGCTGCACTCAGCAGTTGCCGTACAACCAACGGGTCAACCGCAAAGTTTTTCGCCGCGCCAAAGCCATACCCATAGCTGGTTTGTCCATCCGCAATCCGCACCATCCCCGTGCCAAAAGGATAGGCGGTTAACATCAACAATTGACTCGGTAATGGAGCCGGATCGGCACGCAGGCGATTTAAGGCCTTGAGGTAAAGTTGATCAGCCAGCTTGCGGTCGCGCGCCGCCAGCCGTGGGAAATACATCGCGGCATTTTGAGTAATCGCCAACGCCAGGGCACGTGTGGCAATTTCCACCGAGAGTGCGGTTTCAGCTTCGAGCAATGAATCCGCGACACGCCATAATCCCGTGGCAGCGGCTTGGTTGTCCCCCAGTAACCGATTCAAATCCTGGTCGGACGTTTGATCAGGCTGCGTTTCGCGTAGCCGTTTCTTTTCCTCGATATATTTTTCGGTGTAACTGCGCCCCAATTCTTTATCGCGTTTGTTGACGAGGCGAATCACGTCCAGCAAGACATCTGTCCGATTGAGATAGGCGCCCTCTATGATTTTCCGCCGATTGTCGTCGTTTGTGTCGCGATAGTAGTTCAACCCGGTGTCGAAGGCTTTGGCAAACAGTTCCTTGGCGGTTGGTTGATCCTGCGGCCAGAGTAAGTCAGCCGCTCTGGCTTGGATGGTTGCGGCGCTGCGCTTATCCGCCAGCGCGCCTGCTTCCTGCGCCGCTTCACGCACCAGGGAAAGTACGCGCTGCTGTTGCGGGGTTAACTCCGGTTCAGGCTCTTTGGCAGCATTTTCTTTGGGCTGCGGCTTGGCTGGCGCAGCAACAGGTTTGGAGGCGCCGGGCGGTTTTGTTTTGGGGGCCGCGCCGGGGCTTTGTGGTTGGGCAAGGGCTGAACCCAGCAATACTGACGACAGAGCCAACAGAAACGCAAAATTTGCCTGCTTCATAGAACCGCCTCTCGTATTTTTCACTAACTGAGACCGATATAATGCGAGGCTGCTGGTGAACCTTGCATCCGAAGGAAATATACAGACATCGAACGCGCCGTTTGCAGTGGCATTGTAGGTGCGTATCCAACGCGGAGCAACTCCGGCGCAAAACCGGTGCAAGATCAATCTGATATGGCGTTCAACCTGTGGTCACACAAGCGGTTGTCTTGCTTTTGCTGATTTTGGAGCTTAAGATTCGCGCACGAGAGGTGAGGTAGAAATGAAAATTTGTCCGACTTGCCAACAACAATATCCAAACGGTTTTCAATATTGCCCCAATGATACTGATGTACTGGTGACTGCCGAAGAATATCTGCGGCGCACCAAACCAATTGCACAAACACCTCCCCAGATGGAAGCCCCCGCGCGAGCCACAAGTGAAGCCCCGCAGGTAAGCCGTCAACCGGTGAGTGAAACAGCTAGAACAGCAGTAACGGAGTCTGTACCGCCTACGGCGCCGTTCACCACTCCGCTGTCTACGCCGCGCGCTGAGACGACCGTTGCGCGGCAGCGCTCGGTTGCCGCACCGACGACGCCCCTGAATGCGCCAATCAGTCAGCCGCCGGCCAGCGGGCTTAACCAAAGTCAGCGTGCCGCCGCGCCCACCAACCAAGCGCCGGCGAATGGGAATCAGGCGAAAATTGGCTCGGCAGCAGCTAGCGCGGGAATTGTCGCCGGTACAGCTTTTGGCACAAATGCGGGGCTGAGCTTTTCGATGCCTGAACCAGGCAGTCTGATTCAACGGCTCAGCGCGGCTATTCAAAACATTTCGGATAGTTTTGCGAAAGGTGGCGGCAAAGCGGGCGACACGGGCGATTTCAAGTTCCTGCTCAAAGACGAAACCCTGGTGTCGCGTATCGGTCGCGAGTTGAATACCGCCGCGACTGATTTCAAGCGCGATCCCAAGACCTTTGTCGTCGCCACGATCAAAGGCGAAGGCACGAGCAAGCAGCGCCAGCGTTGGTTGTTAAATGGCATGGCTGGCGCCGTGATCACCTATTCATTCATCTTCTTCCTTATTCCCGCCATCCTGTTTTTGCTGGGCGTCAAAAAGATCGAAGCCGTCGAAGCGAAGAGGGATGAGCCGTTGGAAATGCTGGCCGAACTCACAGCGATGCCGAAGGACACGAACAAGCCGAAATCGGCGGATAAGGCCCTCGGTAGCAAACCGATTCCGAAGAAATCCGCCGGCGGTGGCGGCGGCGGACGCGAACAACCCACGCCGCCCAGCAAAGGCCGCCCACCGCTGATGGCCTTGACGCCGCAAATCATTTTGCCGAACCCCGAACCGCCGAAGATCAAGAATCCTTCGCTGGTTGTGGCTTCGACAATTTATGGCGATCCGAAGTCCATGCCGACTATGAAAGGCCCGATTGGCGATCCGCTGGGCGTGCCCGCACCGCCCTCAAGCGGCCCTGGCAAAGGCGGTGGCATCGGTAGCAGTGATGGCACAGGCGTGGGCAGAGGCCAGGGTGGCGGTCTGGGCGCGGGCCGTGGCGGTAACACCGGCGGCGGCGACATGGATATTGGCGGCGGGCGCGGCATCGAAGAGATGGGCAAGAACGGCGTCGGACGTCCGACCATCCTTTCCCGCGAGAAAGCCAAATACACCGAAGAGGCGCGGCAGAACAAAGTTCAGGGAACGGTGGTGCTGAGCGTCATCTTCACGGCGGATGGCCGCATCACCAATATCCGCACGATCCGCGGCCTGCCCGATGGCTTGACGGAAAAGGCGATTGAGGCGGCACAAAAGATTCGCTTCCAACCCGCCACCAAGAACGGCCAGGCGGTCAGCGTGCGCGGCAATCTGGAATTCACCTTCAACTTGTATTGAAGCACCGCGAACAACAGGCAAAGCAAGAAGGCGGAGTCAAAAGCTCCGCCTTCTTGCTTTGCCTATAAATAACCTACTCAGCCCTGGTGCGGTGCGCCTACAACACAGTTCAGCCTCACTTCGACATTACCCACTCCTCGTTAAAATGCGCGTGCTTGATCGCTTTGCGGCGCTGCTTCTCTTCCGCATCCAACTCGACTTCCTTGCGATTGAGGTGGTAGCTGTAACTGGCGTGCAATGAACTGTCACGCGCCTGAATGATCGAAGGGTAGTGAAACCGTCCGGCTTCCGGCCCAGGCGGGTCATATTCAAGTTGCCGCTTCCATTTCCAAGTCTTGCCTTCATCATCCGAAAGGGCGACCGTTAAGCTGTTTCGTTCGCGTTCGGTGTCGTTATAAATCAGCGCCCAATGGCCATTGCGCAAACCAATCACCTCTGCGCCCGAACCGGGATTCGGCAGTTCGCTGTCAGTGACCGGACTCCAGGTTTCACCGTGATCCCGCGAGGTGCTCTGTTGCAGCCGCTTTGGCGCGGGGCCGTTGTCCCGCATCAACGTGTAAAGTGAGCCATCCTGTTTGCGCACGATGCTGGGCTGAATGTTGCCGCCGCCGATCAACGGCGTACTGGTATGCCAGGTTTGCCCCCAATCATCGCTAATGGCCATCAGTGAAAACGAAAAGCCATCGCTGTAAAGTGGCACGATCAGCCGCTGTTTGCCTGTGGGCAGCGTCAACACAAACGGATGGGCGCGCGTCATCCAGCCCAAACGCCTGGAGAGTTTGTCAGAGGCCAGTTTGCGAATCCGCGCCATATACGCCTGCAACGTTTCGCGCGGTGCCTCAGGGGAGATTGGTTGCTGTTTTTCCCACTCAGCCAACACACGGTTGACGGTTGCTTCAAACTCGGGGCCGGGTGTGACGTGTAAGACCTCTTGCCAATCCCACTGCGGCGGGCCGTCGGCTGAATAGCGCGAGGCGATCTTGTATTTCATCAAGGCCGATTCCCACTGATTGGCCAGGATCGTTGGCCACAGCAGCCACAAGCGCCCGCGCGGGTCTATGAACATCGTGCAGTTCGTATCGGGATAACCAGGCGTATCGGCTAGCGTGAAGCGCGGCGACCATTGCCGGGCGCCTTTGCGTAACCGCGCACCTTCGACGATCACATCATCGGCCGTGCGCTCGCCCGAACCGTGAAACCAGCACACCAACAAATCGCCGTTCGAGCATTCGATGATACTTGAGGCGTGGTTGTGCCAGTGTTCCAGCGGAAAGATCAGTTCGGCGGTGTGAAAGGGGGCGGCGGTACGCGCGGCAGCGGTTGAATTAATGATTCGCAGACAACCGGCGATGAGGGCGAGGCTGCCCAAGCCAAGTAATAGTTTGTTCTTCATTTTGACCTTCTGCTTTTTGAATGTGATGATGTCGCTTGCCCGGCAGTGAATTTCTGGTAACGGCACCCGCCGTGGCTGCGTCATGAAACGTTGAACCTGCTCAACCCGTTACGAAACCAAGCAATTAAATTCAGATCCATGCATCAGGTAAAACTCTATCTTTCGGCGACAACTTTTTTACTACTCACCGCACTCTTCTTTTCCGGCTGCAATAAAAACGAACCGCAAGCTGCCGCTTCAAAGGGTGGTGCGGGGGGTGGTGCAGGCGGAGGCGCAGGCAAAGGCGAAACCTCCAAACAGCCACCCAAAGCAGTCAAGGTAGCCCAAGCCAGCGAACGTTCCATCAATCGCACCGTCGAAGCGCCTGGCGCATTAGCGGCGGATGAACAGGCAACCATTAGTTTTAAGGTGGCGGGCCGCTTGGACAAGTTGCGCGTTGACCTTGGCACGCCCGTCCGGAAAGGTCAAATTATCGCGCAGCTTGAAACGCAAGACTTTCAATCGCGCGTCAATCAGGCCCAAGCGGCCTTGCAACAGGCGCGCGTGCGGCTGGGGCTGCCGCCCGACGGCGACAAGGACGAAATCAATATCGAAAACACAGCGCTCGTGCGCCAAACCCGCGCGCTGCTGGAAGAAGCCAAAAGTAACCTGGACCGCACCAGCCAACTGGTCAAAGAGGGTGTTCAACCGCGTGCCGAATTAGATCGAGTGGAGTCCGGTTATAAAGTCGCCGACAGCCGTTACCAGGACGCCATCGAAGAAGTGCGCAATCGCCAAGCCGTCCTCTTGCAGCGCCGCGCCGAATTACAATCGGCCCGCCAGCAACTGGCCGAAACGACGCTATACGCCCCTTTTGATGGCTCGATCCGCGAGCGCAAAGCGAACATGGGCGAGTATCTGGGGGCTGGCGCCTCTGTCGTCACAGTAGTGCGGCTGCATCCGTTGCGGCTGCGGATTGAAGTGCCCGAACGCGATGCCCAAGGCATTCGGGCCGGACAACCGGTGCGTGTCACAGTGGAAGGCGAATCAGA encodes:
- a CDS encoding DUF512 domain-containing protein; amino-acid sequence: MAKGIKIIGIEPDSLAAELELASGDRVWTVNGQRVRDALDFKFLTAGEEDLALTIVKPDGEEVEFEIEKEESEAWGIEFEPMMPRQCGNDCVFCFIQQNPEGSRASLWVRDEDIRFSFMYGNYSTLSTLTKSEFQRVIEQRLSPQYVSVHATDPDLRAYLLGNEKRVDIIGQLKQFIEHGIEIHAQVVLCPGLNDGQHLVKTVRDLAELNPGVVSTAIVPLGITDKHKYRDRLTPVTDDFCAEIIELVAPLQSELKKKLGTVFAFLGDEFYIRAGKKIPPKAHYRIVRGAAAEDDEYPQIEDGVGMVRQFFDAHAKRLKQLDRLRTAGQFTAAQAKKIYGTLATGLIFYPMLKEAVAEMNARFGTRLHVAPVKSVFFGEGVTVAGLLSGIDYLTARADFRGDFLMLPPHCYREHDQKFLDGMTVQELAAELVLPVKRNWNEVLGLHEQQQTHRTVLSHDYGAVTSISV
- a CDS encoding sigma 54-interacting transcriptional regulator: MQLENGSQSKLIEMYEAREAILNRLNSDALRPDVSVVPGSVPSSVLDIDKFLQAAVTELGQRMAVDRCNVITPSPAGGFRVSHEFLGDESLTPGLGLNIPAALIPLETIQKHLPNARHYSIDDIRSANIPLWVKTTCQLIGTRSALIAPFVLGDELLGIIGLQYCHQPHQWSQTEIKLVEWLASQVSIGLQYTRLYNEKEKEVEITKALLEVSNEINTRTDFNEITDFVIDRALVQLKADYGCIAILDNQGEHLHFDELRARRGFDLRKNVEARFREARTLRLPDHPAINALVEQGQTLPLADARQTPLARYLFANVIRGKSALIAPLANKEKVLGIIALVWFHEAAQFNDYDVQLLNGISSQLAIALEKDRLAAEVIRLKRELNDQRAGERIIGASAKIRHAIGMALSVADSNTTVLIQGESGTGKELIASLVQFNSRRAARPFIKINCGAIPSTLLETELFGHERGAFTDARSRRIGRFEEANGGTLFLDEIGEMSLPAQVSLLRVLQDGEFTRVGGNEVIKTDVRVITATNKDLEKEIEEGRFRRDLFYRLNVYPITLPPLRERAEDIEQLIAYFIERYQQKSGKRVAGISDRALRLLKHYAWPGNVRELENCVERAVIVAAGRQITEHDLPEAMRPNSVPEQSTRLEISLPITMEEIERLVINQALLFTNNDKAKAARLLKIGRKTLYRKLEQYKKQ
- a CDS encoding energy transducer TonB → MPEPGSLIQRLSAAIQNISDSFAKGGGKAGDTGDFKFLLKDETLVSRIGRELNTAATDFKRDPKTFVVATIKGEGTSKQRQRWLLNGMAGAVITYSFIFFLIPAILFLLGVKKIEAVEAKRDEPLEMLAELTAMPKDTNKPKSADKALGSKPIPKKSAGGGGGGREQPTPPSKGRPPLMALTPQIILPNPEPPKIKNPSLVVASTIYGDPKSMPTMKGPIGDPLGVPAPPSSGPGKGGGIGSSDGTGVGRGQGGGLGAGRGGNTGGGDMDIGGGRGIEEMGKNGVGRPTILSREKAKYTEEARQNKVQGTVVLSVIFTADGRITNIRTIRGLPDGLTEKAIEAAQKIRFQPATKNGQAVSVRGNLEFTFNLY
- a CDS encoding exo-alpha-sialidase, translated to MKNKLLLGLGSLALIAGCLRIINSTAAARTAAPFHTAELIFPLEHWHNHASSIIECSNGDLLVCWFHGSGERTADDVIVEGARLRKGARQWSPRFTLADTPGYPDTNCTMFIDPRGRLWLLWPTILANQWESALMKYKIASRYSADGPPQWDWQEVLHVTPGPEFEATVNRVLAEWEKQQPISPEAPRETLQAYMARIRKLASDKLSRRLGWMTRAHPFVLTLPTGKQRLIVPLYSDGFSFSLMAISDDWGQTWHTSTPLIGGGNIQPSIVRKQDGSLYTLMRDNGPAPKRLQQSTSRDHGETWSPVTDSELPNPGSGAEVIGLRNGHWALIYNDTERERNSLTVALSDDEGKTWKWKRQLEYDPPGPEAGRFHYPSIIQARDSSLHASYSYHLNRKEVELDAEEKQRRKAIKHAHFNEEWVMSK
- a CDS encoding efflux RND transporter periplasmic adaptor subunit produces the protein MHQVKLYLSATTFLLLTALFFSGCNKNEPQAAASKGGAGGGAGGGAGKGETSKQPPKAVKVAQASERSINRTVEAPGALAADEQATISFKVAGRLDKLRVDLGTPVRKGQIIAQLETQDFQSRVNQAQAALQQARVRLGLPPDGDKDEINIENTALVRQTRALLEEAKSNLDRTSQLVKEGVQPRAELDRVESGYKVADSRYQDAIEEVRNRQAVLLQRRAELQSARQQLAETTLYAPFDGSIRERKANMGEYLGAGASVVTVVRLHPLRLRIEVPERDAQGIRAGQPVRVTVEGESDVASGRIARISPAIQEQSRTLIIEAEVENQRGKLRPGSFAKAIIQTSSSNQVVTVPPAAVVTFAGIQKVYTIKDGKAVEINVVVGRRDNDWVEIIEGLKANATVVLAPGNLAPGQPVTITP